A genomic window from Camelus ferus isolate YT-003-E chromosome 9, BCGSAC_Cfer_1.0, whole genome shotgun sequence includes:
- the LOC102504723 gene encoding LOW QUALITY PROTEIN: elongation factor 1-alpha 1 (The sequence of the model RefSeq protein was modified relative to this genomic sequence to represent the inferred CDS: inserted 3 bases in 2 codons; substituted 1 base at 1 genomic stop codon) yields MGKEKTHINIMVIGYVDSGKSTTTGHLIYKCGGIDKRTIKKFEKEAAEMGKGSFKYAWVLDKLKAEHEHGITTDISLWKFETSKYYVTIIDAPGHRDFIKNMITGTSQADCAVLMVAADVGEFEASISKNGQPCEHALLAYTLGMKQLIFGVNKMDCTEPPXSQKRYKEIVKEASTYIKKIGYNPYIVAFVPISGWNGDNMLEPSANMPWFKGWKVTRKDGNASGTTLLEALDCILPPTQPTDKPLHLPLXDVYKIGGIGTVPVGRVETGVLKPGMAVTFAPVNXLPRDNVGFNVKNMSVKDVRCGNVASDTKNDPPMEAASFTTQVIILNHPGQISTGYAPVLDCHTAHIACKFAELKEKIDCHSGKKLEDGPKFLKSDDAAIVDTVPGKPMCVESFSDYPPLDCFAVRDIRQVAAVGVIKAVDKKAAGDGKGTKSTQKTQKAK; encoded by the exons atgggaaaggagaagaCTCACATCAACATCATGGTCATCGGATACGTAGATTCGGGCAAGTCTACCACCACTGGCCATCTGATCTACAAATGTGGTGGCATCGACAAGAGAACCatcaaaaagtttgagaaggaggCTGCCGAGATGGGAAAGGGCTCCTTCAAGTATGCCTGGGTCTTGGACAAGCTGAAGGCAGAACATGAGCACGGTATCACCACTGATATCTCCCTGTGGAAATTCGAGACCAGCAAGTACTACGTGACCATCATCGACGCCCCAGGACACAGAGACTTTATCAAAAACATGATTACAGGCACATCTCAGGCTGACTGTGCTGTCCTGATGGTGGCCGCTGATGTTGGTGAATTTGAAGCAAGTATCTCCAAGAATGGGCAGCCCTGTGAGCATGCCCTTCTGGCTTACACTCTGGGTATGAAACAACTAATTTTTGGCGTTAACAAAATGGATTGCACTGAGCCAC ACAGCCAGAAGAGATACAAGGAAATTGTTAAGGAAGCCAGCACCTACATTAAGAAAATTGGCTACAACCCTTACATCGTAGCATTTGTGCCAATTTCTGGCTGGAATGGTGACAACATGCTGGAGCCAAGTGCTAACATGCCTTGGTTCAAGGGATGGAAAGTCACCCGTAAAGATGGCAATGCCAGTGGAACCACACTGCTTGAGGCTCTGGATTGCATCCTGCCACCAACTCAGCCAACTGACAAGCCCTTGCATCTGCCCCTCTAGGACGTCTACAAGATTGGTGGTATTGGTACTGTCCCTGTGGGTCGAGTGGAGACTGGTGTTCTCAAACCTGGCATGGCGGTCACCTTTGCTCCAGTCAA GTTACCCAGGGACAACGTGGGCTTCAACGTCAAGAACATGTCTGTCAAGGATGTTCGTTGTGGCAATGTGGCTAGTGACACCAAAAATGATCCACCAATGGAAGCAGCTAGCTTCACCACTCAGGTGATTATCTTGAACCATCCAGGCCAGATCAGTACTGGATATGCACCTGTGCTGGATTGTCACACAGCTCATATTGCTTGCAAGTTTGCTGAACTGAAGGAGAAGATTGACTGTCATTCCGGGAAAAAGCTGGAAGATGGCCCCAAGTTCTTGAAATCTGATGATGCTGCCATTGTTGACACGGTTCCTGGCAAGCCCATGTGTGTTGAGAGCTTCTCTGACTATCCTCCTCTGGACTGTTTTGCTGTCCGTGACATAAGACAGGTGGCTGCTGTGGGTGTCATCAAGGCAGTGGACAAGAAGGCAGCTGGAGATGGCAAGGGCACCAAATCTACCCAGAAAACTCAGAAGGCTAAATGA